In one window of Musa acuminata AAA Group cultivar baxijiao chromosome BXJ3-2, Cavendish_Baxijiao_AAA, whole genome shotgun sequence DNA:
- the LOC135582050 gene encoding uncharacterized protein LOC135582050 isoform X1, protein MNNMQFWQQQLMCKQLQEPQRQQQLQQLDEGARRPSPHNQLSAVAKPATGNQPPATLNEMPVNDAYNYVWPNDFVGGMHNLPNNSLIFTAGNTNWVQSNISPVMHNLVNGVVLSDCQSDTMRSVGFMSHQIDQTYHGIPVSGTSTVNQYSHLGISNNCHDLVTEADATHAKASYTSRTFQTDQRSAAQVCLQDKTLATTHNFKGKHFFGNSPVQDLGNDVTSGSFQSTNNLQHSVHFQEFHGRQEQDSSVNLQGKPISQVGTSSGVASLDPIEQKLLFGTDDDNCGFSFGGSLISSMGVDMHGHSSENDHVVAFPSIQSGSWSALMQDAVQASSSNNRLQEGWTGLNSQKSEQLMVKPPIMTNDNGKRPSAWDDRNLQSASSLTSTTVPLFNDADSILGSSTSPSDQHCFKSAHEENNGVLTEAPHASFLSTAQGAHNSEFYHSCDQSQLSEGGLHAERPSTSGVWSGQSIKQHDKNPGDIQFKSQNIGSGWGDQQNLTMSNASLQSVTRLNGWKTSHPMACRGGNTSNYHENDENLWNTSENHVNLNSGLQPLKSYIGSPKVQAEDSLVGNLNSNNLILNQDMRQQASNAQQSVLGRHFALNTCVNSEIDQDVEKKQNQPSKRQKIWESSASTTVERLGDNHENERDHGTVNLGDGYVGNMTTEKSLLTGKDQYPLVSGSQSFSIQSCQHTVDSKMLQNSLGSLRTMGSSFPPNHKFVGKTEFAGHKVSSDPAIVSKMIAVGTKELQSRNTMPVCASNSSFDGSTAQYSQNETISQTSNNMLELLHKVDWSRNDNSVNASDLPAQAAAETSVTHPHFDWSSNLRGFGLRLAPPSQRQPPLKYAPLSQKSIDDANNWQLDKEAGCQNQPLSNSTSSVRPVPSLDEAWKRKNCDKMSSLYVQKHEELPEANEHFIFSSAVASNIPLAGNQLQEQQQQLQQQHISSTQDHLVQQQQQQHISLKTLHDVQDQSVKFSFSNQANASQRVQNSSLVRQPCDSHIMAVPGQSVQTSLPAPAGRFSTPGDASFAGTPVPVGSQFSSGGTNYTNSTFASFSQTTSSGQQVPVVGTKSFSQSSISSMSQQVAFPKMLHNMWRNISPQQQQAGINRQILAANILQSIVNNDRITSLWGMPKEGDQVNKEGSTTPEVGTSSANSQKEENPLWGKSLNLMHTEKVDDVCKSISASQGEEAAVTKPPLDGGSNVQISTLVDNHQHDTPCSPVLRSPLTSIASSSSDIGISGCMSKPSDVQQQNHSLLHQLQSTKASDSDVNNLTGKGPKGVGFNASQMNFNIDQRFDRSQNKIFRIPADGKVGPASHISFPPDSKPPSFASNDSDESNPSTSTAGQHDLQAHMHPTSTTSTANIMGGSDCTNIGPQMVPSWLECYGTYQNGRSVAVCDAQRSQIAAIQQYFLQKAPATRDDNYLEQRLDSSHIGSYRQGTLVTKSTPGEASPSLLPPDIMDHDIIVRSKKRKITTDVPWNKMVTEPQRLPSFRMAELDWAQAANRFIGKVDDEAETMEDEPFVPQSRRRLILTTQLMHQLIPAVPAVTLKEVAAASYRSVTFTVAKSALADACSLVTSSESDSHVLLGNKNMTLGELKTSTKVANDIFSKLMEDFIGRSKKVGTDFSRLDGKTSLLDVRLECQELERFSIMNRLVKFHGRTHADAVGVSSISGAYRRNIFLQRYITALPVSGNLPEGVLCLSL, encoded by the exons ATGAACAATATGCAATTCTGGCAACAGCAGTTGATGTGCAAGCAGCTTCAAGAGCCTCAGAGACAGCAGCAACTTCAGCAGCTGGATGAGGGAGCAAGGCGTCCGAGTCCACATAACCAGTTATCTGCTGTCGCAAAACCTGCAACAGGAAATCAGCCACCTGCAACTTTAAATGAAATGCCAGTCAATGATGCATATAACTACGTGTGGCCAAATGATTTTGTTGGAGGCATGCACAACCTACCAAATAATTCTCTGATATTTACTGCTGGCAACACTAACTGGGTGCAGTCCAATATCTCTCCTGTCATGCACAATCTAGTAAATGGGGTTGTTTTATCAGATTGTCAAAGTGACACAATGCGATCTGTGGGTTTTATGTCACACCAGATTGATCAAACTTATCATGGCATTCCTGTTTCAGGCACCAGCACTGTAAATCAGTATTCTCACCTGGGAATATCCAATAATTGCCATGATCTAGTGACTGAGGCAGATGCAACACATGCAAAGgcatcatatacatctagaaCTTTTCAAACTGATCAGCGATCGGCTGCACAAGTTTGCTTACAGGATAAGACTTTGGCTACTACACACAATTTCAAGGGGAAACACTTCTTTGGGAATTCACCAGTACAAGATTTGGGTAATGATGTCACATCAGGAAGCTTTCAATCAACAAACAATCTGCAGCACAGTGTTCATTTTCAGGAATTTCATGGTAGGCAAGAACAAGATTCATCTGTTAATTTGCAGGGAAAGCCAATATCACAGGTAGGAACTTCTAGTGGTGTTGCTAGTCTAGACCCTATAGAACAGAAGCTTTTGTTTGGAACTGACGATGATAACTGTGGATTTTCATTTGGTGGGAGTCTAATATCTAGCATGGGTGTAGATATGCATGGCCACTCTTCGGAGAATGATCATGTTGTTGCATTCCCTTCTATCCAAAGTGGGAGCTGGAGTGCTCTTATGCAAGATGCTGTACAAGCTTCTAGTAGTAACAACAGGCTCCAGGAAGGGTGGACTGGCTTGAATTCTCAAAAATCGGAGCAACTGATGGTCAAGCCTCCTATTATGACTAATGACAATGGGAAGCGGCCATCTGCTTGGGATGATAGAAACCTTCAGAGTGCATCATCTTTAACTTCAACTACTGTTCCTTTGTTTAATGATGCTGATTCAATCCTAGGCTCATCCACTTCCCCTAGCGATCAGCATTGTTTTAAGTCTGCTCATGAAGAAAACAATGGGGTTTTGACTGAGGCACCCCATGCGTCATTCTTGTCGACCGCCCAAGGTGCACATAACTCTGAGTTCTATCACAGTTGTGACCAATCCCAGCTATCAGAAGGTGGTCTTCATGCTGAAAGGCCTTCAACTAGTGGAGTATGGTCTGGGCAGAGCATTAAACAGCATGACAAGAACCCTGGGGACATTCAGTTTAAGTCACAGAACATAGGGTCTGGTTGGGGTGACCAACAAAACTTGACCATGTCCAATGCCTCTCTTCAGTCTGTTACTAGGTTAAATGGTTGGAAAACAAGTCATCCAATGGCGTGTAGGGGCGGTAACACTTCAAATTATCatgaaaatgatgaaaatttGTGGAATACCAGTGAGAATCATGTTAATCTGAATTCTGGATTGCAACCACTCAAATCCTATATTGGCAGTCCCAAGGTTCAAGCAGAAGATTCCTTAGTAGGTAATTTAAACTCTAACAACTTAATACTCAATCAGGATATGCGTCAGCAGGCAAGTAATGCTCAGCAAAGTGTTTTAGGGAGACACTTTGCCCTCAACACGTGTGTGAATTCTGAAATTGACCAAGATGTTGAAAAGAAACAGAATCAGCCAAGCAAGAGACAAAAAATTTGGGAATCATCTGCAAGTACCACTGTGGAAAGATTGGGCGATAACCATGAGAATGAAAGGGATCATGGAACAGTGAACTTAGGTGATGGTTATGTTGGAAATATGACAACAGAGAAGTCCCTGTTGACTGGCAAGGACCAATATCCTCTTGTGAGTGGAAGCCAAAGTTTCTCAATTCAGTCTTGTCAACATACTGTGGATTCTAAAATGTTGCAGAATTCACTGGGAAGTTTGAGAACTATGGGGTCTTCTTTCCCACCCAATCATAAGTTTGTTGGGAAGACAGAGTTTGCTGGTCATAAAGTTTCCAGTGATCCTGCAATTGTGTCCAAG ATGATTGCAGTGGGAACCAAGGAACTGCAGTCTAGAAATACTATGCCTGTCTGTGCCTCTAACAGTTCTTTTGATGGTTCAACTGCTCAGTATTCACAGAATGAAACTATTTCTCAAACAAG CAATAATATGCTTGAGCTTCTTCACAAGGTTGACTGGTCAAGGAATGACAATTCTGTGAATGCATCTGATCTACCTGCACAAGCTGCTGCTGAAACTTCTGTTACTCATCCTCACTTTGATTGGTCTTCTAACTTGCGAGGTTTTGGGTTACGATTGGCTCCACCATCACAAAGGCAACCACCATTAAAATATGCACCACTTTCTCAAAAGTCCATAGATGATGCTAACAATTGGCAATTAGACAAAGAGGCAGGATGTCAAAATCAGCCACTGTCCAATTCTACATCTTCAGTTCGACCTGTTCCTTCCCTTGATGAAGCATGGAAAAGAAAAAATTGTGATAAAATGTCCAGCCTATATGTACAGAAACACGAGGAACTCCCAGAAGCAAATGAACATTTTATCTTCTCGTCAGCTGTGGCTTCTAATATTCCTTTAGCAGGAAATCAACTGcaggaacagcagcagcagcttcaACAGCAACACATTTCTAGCACGCAAGATCACCtggtgcagcagcagcagcaacaacacatTTCCCTCAAAACTCTTCATGATGTACAGGATCAGTCTGTCAAATTTTCCTTCAGTAACCAAGCTAACGCAAgtcaacgagttcaaaattcttcACTTGTGAGGCAGCCATGTGACTCTCACATTATGGCTGTACCTGGCCAATCTGTTCAGACATCATTGCCTGCACCAGCTGGTAGATTTTCAACTCCAGGTGATGCTTCGTTTGCTGGAACTCCTGTACCTGTTGGTTCACAATTTTCTTCTGGAGGAACAAATTACACAAATTCAACGTTTGCAAGCTTTTCTCAGACTACAAGCTCTGGCCAACAAGTACCTGTTGTAGGAACAAAGTCATTTTCACAATCTTCCATATCAAGCATGTCTCAGCAAGTTGCCTTCCCGAAGATGTTGCACAATATGTGGAGAAATATATCACCTCAACAACAACAAGCTGGTATCAATCGTCAAATACTTGCTGCAAACATACTTCAGTCCATAGTGAACAATGATAGAATTACAAGTTTGTGGGGCATGCCAAAGGAAGGTGATCAAGTAAACAAGGAAGGAAGTACTACTCCTGAAGTTGGTACAAGTTCTGCTAATTCACAAAAAGAAGAGAATCcactttggggcaaatctttgaaTCTTATGCACACTGAGAAGGTGGATGATGTTTGTAAGTCAATTAGTGCATCCCAGGGAGAAGAAGCAGCAGTCACAAAACCACCTTTGGATGGAGGTTCTAATGTCCAAATATCAACTTTGGTTGATAATCATCAGCATGATACTCCTTGCTCTCCAGTATTACGTTCTCCTTTAACAAGTATTGCTTCTTCTAGCAGTGATATTGGCATCTCTGGATGCATGTCAAAACCTTCGGATGTTCAACAACAAAACCATTCACTACTTCATCAATTACAATCCACGAAAGCTTCTGATTCTGATGTAAACAACTTGACAGGAAAAGGACCAAAAGGTGTTGGTTTTAATGCTTCACAGATGAACTTTAATATAGATCAGAGATTTGATCGCAGTCAGAATAAAATCTTTAGAATTCCTGCAGATGGTAAAGTTGGTCCAGCTTCTCATATTTCGTTCCCTCCAGATTCCAAACCGCCAAGCTTTGCTTCAAATGACAGTGATGAAAGCAATCCAAGCACATCAACAGCTGGACAGCATGATCTCCAAGCTCACATGCATCCCACTAGTACAACTTCCACAGCAAATATAATGGGAGGTAGTGACTGCACCAACATTGGTCCTCAGATGGTTCCTTCCTGGTTAGAATGTTATGGGACCTACCAAAATGGCAGATCTGTTGCTGTTTGTGATGCCCAGAGAAGTCAAATAGCTGCCATTCAGCAATACTTTCTCCAGAAAGCTCCTGCAACAAGGGATGATAATTATTTGGAACAAAGACTTGACAGCAGCCACATTGGTAGTTATAGGCAAGGTACACTAGTCACCAAGAGTACTCCTGGTGAGGCATCTCCCTCTTTGCTGCCTCCTGACATTATGGACCATGATATAATTGTAAGATCAAAGAAACGTAAAATCACTACAGATGTACCGTGGAATAAGATGGTCACAGAACCACAAAGGTTGCCAAGCTTCAG AATGGCAGAGTTAGATTGGGCCCAGGCTGCAAACAGATTTATTGGAAAG GTGGATGATGAAGCTGAAACTATGGAGGATGAGCCATTTGTGCCTCAGTCACGTAGAAGGCTAATCCTTACTACTCAGCTCATGCATCAACTTATTCCAGCAGTACCAGCTGTGACGTTGAAAGAAGTGGCAGCGGCTTCTTATAGAAGCGTGACATTCACTGTTGCCAAATCGGCACTTGCTGATGCGTGCAGCCTGGTCACTTCCTCAGAAAGTGATTCCCATGTGCTGTTGGGAAATAAAAACAT GACTTTGGGAGAGCTTAAGACTTCCACGAAGGTGGCGAATGACATTTTCTCAAAGCTCATGGAAGATTTCATTGGTAGATCCAAGAAAGTTGGaactgatttctcaag GTTGGACGGAAAGACTTCATTGTTAGATGTTCGTTTGGAGTGCCAGGAATTGGAGAGGTTCTCCATCATGAACCGTTTAGTCAAGTTTCATGGTCGGACTCATGCAGATGCAGTCGGCGTCTCCTCCATTTCTGGAGCTTACCGTCGCAATATCTTTCTGCAGAGATACATCACTGCACTTCCGGTGTCGGGAAATCTTCCCGAGGGGGTTCTCTGTCTCTCGCTCTag
- the LOC135582050 gene encoding uncharacterized protein LOC135582050 isoform X2 yields the protein MNNMQFWQQQLMCKQLQEPQRQQQLQQLDEGARRPSPHNQLSAVAKPATGNQPPATLNEMPVNDAYNYVWPNDFVGGMHNLPNNSLIFTAGNTNWVQSNISPVMHNLVNGVVLSDCQSDTMRSVGFMSHQIDQTYHGIPVSGTSTVNQYSHLGISNNCHDLVTEADATHAKASYTSRTFQTDQRSAAQVCLQDKTLATTHNFKGKHFFGNSPVQDLGNDVTSGSFQSTNNLQHSVHFQEFHGRQEQDSSVNLQGKPISQVGTSSGVASLDPIEQKLLFGTDDDNCGFSFGGSLISSMGVDMHGHSSENDHVVAFPSIQSGSWSALMQDAVQASSSNNRLQEGWTGLNSQKSEQLMVKPPIMTNDNGKRPSAWDDRNLQSASSLTSTTVPLFNDADSILGSSTSPSDQHCFKSAHEENNGVLTEAPHASFLSTAQGAHNSEFYHSCDQSQLSEGGLHAERPSTSGVWSGQSIKQHDKNPGDIQFKSQNIGSGWGDQQNLTMSNASLQSVTRLNGWKTSHPMACRGGNTSNYHENDENLWNTSENHVNLNSGLQPLKSYIGSPKVQAEDSLVGNLNSNNLILNQDMRQQASNAQQSVLGRHFALNTCVNSEIDQDVEKKQNQPSKRQKIWESSASTTVERLGDNHENERDHGTVNLGDGYVGNMTTEKSLLTGKDQYPLVSGSQSFSIQSCQHTVDSKMLQNSLGSLRTMGSSFPPNHKFVGKTEFAGHKVSSDPAIVSKMIAVGTKELQSRNTMPVCASNSSFDGSTAQYSQNETISQTSNNMLELLHKVDWSRNDNSVNASDLPAQAAAETSVTHPHFDWSSNLRGFGLRLAPPSQRQPPLKYAPLSQKSIDDANNWQLDKEAGCQNQPLSNSTSSVRPVPSLDEAWKRKNCDKMSSLYVQKHEELPEANEHFIFSSAVASNIPLAGNQLQEQQQQLQQQHISSTQDHLVQQQQQQHISLKTLHDVQDQSVKFSFSNQANASQRVQNSSLVRQPCDSHIMAVPGQSVQTSLPAPAGRFSTPGDASFAGTPVPVGSQFSSGGTNYTNSTFASFSQTTSSGQQVPVVGTKSFSQSSISSMSQQVAFPKMLHNMWRNISPQQQQAGINRQILAANILQSIVNNDRITSLWGMPKEGDQVNKEGSTTPEVGTSSANSQKEENPLWGKSLNLMHTEKVDDVCKSISASQGEEAAVTKPPLDGGSNVQISTLVDNHQHDTPCSPVLRSPLTSIASSSSDIGISGCMSKPSDVQQQNHSLLHQLQSTKASDSDVNNLTGKGPKGVGFNASQMNFNIDQRFDRSQNKIFRIPADGKVGPASHISFPPDSKPPSFASNDSDESNPSTSTAGQHDLQAHMHPTSTTSTANIMGGSDCTNIGPQMVPSWLECYGTYQNGRSVAVCDAQRSQIAAIQQYFLQKAPATRDDNYLEQRLDSSHIGSYRQGTLVTKSTPGEASPSLLPPDIMDHDIIVRSKKRKITTDVPWNKMVTEPQRLPSFRWMMKLKLWRMSHLCLSHVEG from the exons ATGAACAATATGCAATTCTGGCAACAGCAGTTGATGTGCAAGCAGCTTCAAGAGCCTCAGAGACAGCAGCAACTTCAGCAGCTGGATGAGGGAGCAAGGCGTCCGAGTCCACATAACCAGTTATCTGCTGTCGCAAAACCTGCAACAGGAAATCAGCCACCTGCAACTTTAAATGAAATGCCAGTCAATGATGCATATAACTACGTGTGGCCAAATGATTTTGTTGGAGGCATGCACAACCTACCAAATAATTCTCTGATATTTACTGCTGGCAACACTAACTGGGTGCAGTCCAATATCTCTCCTGTCATGCACAATCTAGTAAATGGGGTTGTTTTATCAGATTGTCAAAGTGACACAATGCGATCTGTGGGTTTTATGTCACACCAGATTGATCAAACTTATCATGGCATTCCTGTTTCAGGCACCAGCACTGTAAATCAGTATTCTCACCTGGGAATATCCAATAATTGCCATGATCTAGTGACTGAGGCAGATGCAACACATGCAAAGgcatcatatacatctagaaCTTTTCAAACTGATCAGCGATCGGCTGCACAAGTTTGCTTACAGGATAAGACTTTGGCTACTACACACAATTTCAAGGGGAAACACTTCTTTGGGAATTCACCAGTACAAGATTTGGGTAATGATGTCACATCAGGAAGCTTTCAATCAACAAACAATCTGCAGCACAGTGTTCATTTTCAGGAATTTCATGGTAGGCAAGAACAAGATTCATCTGTTAATTTGCAGGGAAAGCCAATATCACAGGTAGGAACTTCTAGTGGTGTTGCTAGTCTAGACCCTATAGAACAGAAGCTTTTGTTTGGAACTGACGATGATAACTGTGGATTTTCATTTGGTGGGAGTCTAATATCTAGCATGGGTGTAGATATGCATGGCCACTCTTCGGAGAATGATCATGTTGTTGCATTCCCTTCTATCCAAAGTGGGAGCTGGAGTGCTCTTATGCAAGATGCTGTACAAGCTTCTAGTAGTAACAACAGGCTCCAGGAAGGGTGGACTGGCTTGAATTCTCAAAAATCGGAGCAACTGATGGTCAAGCCTCCTATTATGACTAATGACAATGGGAAGCGGCCATCTGCTTGGGATGATAGAAACCTTCAGAGTGCATCATCTTTAACTTCAACTACTGTTCCTTTGTTTAATGATGCTGATTCAATCCTAGGCTCATCCACTTCCCCTAGCGATCAGCATTGTTTTAAGTCTGCTCATGAAGAAAACAATGGGGTTTTGACTGAGGCACCCCATGCGTCATTCTTGTCGACCGCCCAAGGTGCACATAACTCTGAGTTCTATCACAGTTGTGACCAATCCCAGCTATCAGAAGGTGGTCTTCATGCTGAAAGGCCTTCAACTAGTGGAGTATGGTCTGGGCAGAGCATTAAACAGCATGACAAGAACCCTGGGGACATTCAGTTTAAGTCACAGAACATAGGGTCTGGTTGGGGTGACCAACAAAACTTGACCATGTCCAATGCCTCTCTTCAGTCTGTTACTAGGTTAAATGGTTGGAAAACAAGTCATCCAATGGCGTGTAGGGGCGGTAACACTTCAAATTATCatgaaaatgatgaaaatttGTGGAATACCAGTGAGAATCATGTTAATCTGAATTCTGGATTGCAACCACTCAAATCCTATATTGGCAGTCCCAAGGTTCAAGCAGAAGATTCCTTAGTAGGTAATTTAAACTCTAACAACTTAATACTCAATCAGGATATGCGTCAGCAGGCAAGTAATGCTCAGCAAAGTGTTTTAGGGAGACACTTTGCCCTCAACACGTGTGTGAATTCTGAAATTGACCAAGATGTTGAAAAGAAACAGAATCAGCCAAGCAAGAGACAAAAAATTTGGGAATCATCTGCAAGTACCACTGTGGAAAGATTGGGCGATAACCATGAGAATGAAAGGGATCATGGAACAGTGAACTTAGGTGATGGTTATGTTGGAAATATGACAACAGAGAAGTCCCTGTTGACTGGCAAGGACCAATATCCTCTTGTGAGTGGAAGCCAAAGTTTCTCAATTCAGTCTTGTCAACATACTGTGGATTCTAAAATGTTGCAGAATTCACTGGGAAGTTTGAGAACTATGGGGTCTTCTTTCCCACCCAATCATAAGTTTGTTGGGAAGACAGAGTTTGCTGGTCATAAAGTTTCCAGTGATCCTGCAATTGTGTCCAAG ATGATTGCAGTGGGAACCAAGGAACTGCAGTCTAGAAATACTATGCCTGTCTGTGCCTCTAACAGTTCTTTTGATGGTTCAACTGCTCAGTATTCACAGAATGAAACTATTTCTCAAACAAG CAATAATATGCTTGAGCTTCTTCACAAGGTTGACTGGTCAAGGAATGACAATTCTGTGAATGCATCTGATCTACCTGCACAAGCTGCTGCTGAAACTTCTGTTACTCATCCTCACTTTGATTGGTCTTCTAACTTGCGAGGTTTTGGGTTACGATTGGCTCCACCATCACAAAGGCAACCACCATTAAAATATGCACCACTTTCTCAAAAGTCCATAGATGATGCTAACAATTGGCAATTAGACAAAGAGGCAGGATGTCAAAATCAGCCACTGTCCAATTCTACATCTTCAGTTCGACCTGTTCCTTCCCTTGATGAAGCATGGAAAAGAAAAAATTGTGATAAAATGTCCAGCCTATATGTACAGAAACACGAGGAACTCCCAGAAGCAAATGAACATTTTATCTTCTCGTCAGCTGTGGCTTCTAATATTCCTTTAGCAGGAAATCAACTGcaggaacagcagcagcagcttcaACAGCAACACATTTCTAGCACGCAAGATCACCtggtgcagcagcagcagcaacaacacatTTCCCTCAAAACTCTTCATGATGTACAGGATCAGTCTGTCAAATTTTCCTTCAGTAACCAAGCTAACGCAAgtcaacgagttcaaaattcttcACTTGTGAGGCAGCCATGTGACTCTCACATTATGGCTGTACCTGGCCAATCTGTTCAGACATCATTGCCTGCACCAGCTGGTAGATTTTCAACTCCAGGTGATGCTTCGTTTGCTGGAACTCCTGTACCTGTTGGTTCACAATTTTCTTCTGGAGGAACAAATTACACAAATTCAACGTTTGCAAGCTTTTCTCAGACTACAAGCTCTGGCCAACAAGTACCTGTTGTAGGAACAAAGTCATTTTCACAATCTTCCATATCAAGCATGTCTCAGCAAGTTGCCTTCCCGAAGATGTTGCACAATATGTGGAGAAATATATCACCTCAACAACAACAAGCTGGTATCAATCGTCAAATACTTGCTGCAAACATACTTCAGTCCATAGTGAACAATGATAGAATTACAAGTTTGTGGGGCATGCCAAAGGAAGGTGATCAAGTAAACAAGGAAGGAAGTACTACTCCTGAAGTTGGTACAAGTTCTGCTAATTCACAAAAAGAAGAGAATCcactttggggcaaatctttgaaTCTTATGCACACTGAGAAGGTGGATGATGTTTGTAAGTCAATTAGTGCATCCCAGGGAGAAGAAGCAGCAGTCACAAAACCACCTTTGGATGGAGGTTCTAATGTCCAAATATCAACTTTGGTTGATAATCATCAGCATGATACTCCTTGCTCTCCAGTATTACGTTCTCCTTTAACAAGTATTGCTTCTTCTAGCAGTGATATTGGCATCTCTGGATGCATGTCAAAACCTTCGGATGTTCAACAACAAAACCATTCACTACTTCATCAATTACAATCCACGAAAGCTTCTGATTCTGATGTAAACAACTTGACAGGAAAAGGACCAAAAGGTGTTGGTTTTAATGCTTCACAGATGAACTTTAATATAGATCAGAGATTTGATCGCAGTCAGAATAAAATCTTTAGAATTCCTGCAGATGGTAAAGTTGGTCCAGCTTCTCATATTTCGTTCCCTCCAGATTCCAAACCGCCAAGCTTTGCTTCAAATGACAGTGATGAAAGCAATCCAAGCACATCAACAGCTGGACAGCATGATCTCCAAGCTCACATGCATCCCACTAGTACAACTTCCACAGCAAATATAATGGGAGGTAGTGACTGCACCAACATTGGTCCTCAGATGGTTCCTTCCTGGTTAGAATGTTATGGGACCTACCAAAATGGCAGATCTGTTGCTGTTTGTGATGCCCAGAGAAGTCAAATAGCTGCCATTCAGCAATACTTTCTCCAGAAAGCTCCTGCAACAAGGGATGATAATTATTTGGAACAAAGACTTGACAGCAGCCACATTGGTAGTTATAGGCAAGGTACACTAGTCACCAAGAGTACTCCTGGTGAGGCATCTCCCTCTTTGCTGCCTCCTGACATTATGGACCATGATATAATTGTAAGATCAAAGAAACGTAAAATCACTACAGATGTACCGTGGAATAAGATGGTCACAGAACCACAAAGGTTGCCAAGCTTCAG GTGGATGATGAAGCTGAAACTATGGAGGATGAGCCATTTGTGCCTCAGTCACGTAGAAGGCTAA
- the LOC135630866 gene encoding protein root UVB sensitive 3-like has protein sequence MEGGNGAPASPSSSPSSSTSTAPSVTVEEWRGSSSTKLSRTAILTADRSHLTLYRSGSRWDDLGRKILEAFIPEGFPGSVTPDYVPFQVWDSLQGLSTYIRSMLSTQALLSAIGVGEKSATVIGATFQWFLRDFTGMLGGILFTFYQGSNLDSSAKMWRLVADFMNDLGMLMDLVSPLWPSAFIVIVCLGSLSRSFTGVAGGATRAALTQHFALQNNAADISAKEGSQETVATMVGMALGMLLAHITMGNPVAIWLSFLSLTMFHIYANYKAVSCLSLSTLNSERSSILLQYYMQNRTVLSPREVSRREHIFPVWTTWQRPGNVKPLHHCIHLGVKASTLSHSDMMELSGTASSHYKKVNYLLMERKGVIRVINHKEATSADILRSFFHALILANLTGKAKSLHTESRLWMEEHYHDFIAKLKSAGWATERLLSGSIVWRALWAQSPSEEKIN, from the exons ATGGAGGGAGGCAATGGAGCGCCGGCCTCTCCTTCGTCTTCCCCCTCCTCTTCCACAAGCACTGCGCCATCGGTCACGGTGGAGGAGTGGAGGGGATCGTCCTCTACCAAGCTCTCCCGCACCGCTATCCTCACCGCCGATCGCTCCCATCTCACCCTCTACAG ATCGGGAAGCCGATGGGACGATCTGGGCAGGAAGATTCTTGAGGCGTTCATCCCCGAG GGATTCCCAGGCAGTGTGACTCCCGATTATGTTCCTTTCCAAGTATGGGACTCCTTGCAG GGACTCTCAACTTACATACGCTCCATGCTTTCTACCCAA GCTCTTTTGAGTGCTATTGGTGTTGGTGAAAAATCTGCTACGGTCATTGGTGCCACTTTTCAG TGGTTTTTGAGGGACTTCACTGGGATGCTTGGAGGTATTTTGTTCACATTCTATCAG GGTTCTAACCTTGACAGCAGTGCAAAGATGTGGCGTTTAGTTGCAGATTTCATGAACGATCTTG GAATGCTGATGGATCTTGTGTCTCCTCTGTGGCCATCAGCCTTCATTGTAATAGTATGCTTGGGGAGCTTGTCAAGATCATTCA CTGGTGTTGCTGGCGGAGCAACTAGAGCAGCATTAACTCAACATTTCGCACTACAGAATAACGCAGCAGATATTTCCGCAAAG GAAGGTAGTCAAGAAACAGTTGCAACAATGGTTGGAATGGCTCTGGGAATGCTGCTAGCTCATATCACAATGGGGAATCCTGTGGCTATATGGCTTTCCTTTTTGTCTCTCACCATGTTCCACATATATG CAAACTACAAGGCTGTTAGTTGCCTTTCCTTATCAACATTGAACAGTGAAAGAAGCTCAATTCTGCTGCAATATTACATGCAGAACAGGACAG TGCTTTCTCCACGAGAGGTTTCAAGGAGGGAGCACATATTTCCTGTTTGGACCACCTGGCAAAGGCCAGGTAACGTGAAGCCGCTGCACCACTGCATTCACTTGGGTGTTAAAGCTTCGACTCTCAGCCATTCCGATAT GATGGAGCTCTCAGGAACTGCAAGTTCCCACTACAAGAAAG TGAACTACTTATTGATGGAGAGGAAAGGAGTCATCCGGGTCATCAACCATAAAGAGGCAACATCAGCTGATATATTGCGGTCCTTCTTCCATGCTCTTATCCTCGCAAACCTAACCGGCAAAGCCAAATCTCTCCATACAGAAAGCCGCCTTTGGATGGAAGAACATTACCATGATTTCATCGCAAAG TTGAAGTCAGCAGGGTGGGCAACAGAGCGTCTTCTATCTGGTTCCATCGTTTGGAGAGCTCTTTGGGCTCAAAGCCCCTCAGAGGAGAAGATCAACTGA